The DNA region ATCTTTGAATCCCATGATACAACCGTGACGAGACTGTTTCACAACACCCAAAACATAATCTAACGAACTATAACTACTATGATTACTCTCGAGACTTACTTAAGAGACGACTGGGATTTTTCTGGAACTAGTTTCTAATTGCGTTTAAGCGTTTCCAATAATGAAGAGGGTAAACGCTTATTTATAGGGAAGGATACTTAACCGACAAGCTAAGGATAACGATAAAGGAAAGAATAATCTTGGAATTATTCTTGTTTAACGCGCAAGAGAGGTAACGGAAATATTTCGATAATTATCTGgaagtttttgtaatttttttaacacaatcTAAAACATTTAGATATATCGAGATTAATTAGACACAATCCGTTAGGATTTATCTAGGAAATTATGCAAAAATCATGGTATGAATTTACTCCAAAAAGAACATATTATTGTGTGCCCAAGCCTAAGCTCAGCCGCGTGTATGTGGTTTGCATAATGGCCCTTCTCACTCCTTCTCTATAGTGTCTCCACAATTAACTGATCCTTGATAAGGGAGTTCCATATCTATACTATAAGTTTTCTCTTGTCATAAGCATTGTGAGAATTTTTACTCTTCCATTTCATTTAAGTAAAAAACTTTTCATTTAGAGCCCAAAAGATATTTCCACATTTCTCTtcatattataacaaaaaattacacAGCCCAATAGGCTTATAATTTAggttccaacaatcccccacatgaatagaaattaCTCTAAAAAATGTAGACACAAAAAGATTATGCAGACTCGGCAGACTCTATTGACTAGACTTAACAATAGACTAAATAGATGGACTTTTCGAGAGTATAAGCGAAAACTGACTGCATCTGAGGTAGTAGCGTATTCCAGCATTGAACCACTCATTGTTAGTACCTGTCGGATCTACATTTCAGGAGGTGAACGTGATGTCTTGAACCACCCAAAGTTTTGTGTAAACACAGGTTCGTCTTCTTGTAGAGTtaagttctctattgtgttcgtTTTGGCCATGAACTTGCCTGGTTGTCATGAGTGAATTTGGAGAGTATAGCCTAAACTTTATTCTCCTAAAAACAGCCCAATTTCACACTCACTAGGTGATTGCCCAATTTCACATGTCATAAACATAGAAAGTATCATGTTTATACtctatattcatatatatgaaGGTTTATGGTCTTATCTCATTAAAAAGCCATTGATTTACCTTAAACATTTACATGAAGCACTGTTTGTCCTCGTGCAATATGAGTAGTTCTCAGTGCTTTAGTCAGATTATGCTTGACCTAGTTGTCCCTCTGAACCAACCTCTTGTGATCTTCAATCGCATAGGTGGAGTTTCCATCAAACATCTTCTTACTCATAGGCAATAAACACACTCccttagatgatttcaatactTGATCTCTTGTTAAACCTTTGGTAAACGGGTCGGCAAGGTTGTCAGCTGACTTGATGTAATCGACAGATATAACACAGGTGGAGATCAAGTGTCTAATGGTCTTACATCGCCGTCTAATGTGACACGATGTACCATTATATAGAGTATTCAGTTCCCGAGCTATAGCCGACtgactatcacaatgtatgcgtAGAGCTAGGACTGGTTTCTCCCACATTGGAATATTTTCCAAGAGATTACGAAGCCATTCTGCTTCTTCTGTTGCTTTGTCTAAAGCaatgaactcagattccataGTAGATCTGGCCAATAAAGTTTGTTTGGAAGATTTCCAATATATTGCTGCACTTTACGCTCATATCCACTTGTGGATTTCGAGTTCTTTGAGTTTGATATCCAGTTTGCATCACTTTATCCTTCAAAGATTGATGGTTCTTTACTGTAGTGCAGCATATAACTTTTGATGTATCGCAAATAATTTAATACACTTGTTATGGCTTTCCAGTATGTATGACCTGGATTACTTGTGTAGAGACTTAATACATTAACCGCATGCGCTAGATTGGGTCTTGTACAATTGGTTAAGTACATCCGACTTCCAATTACCTGTGCATACTCCCGTTGTAACACTGCCTCGCCTACGTTCTTGGTCAAGTGCAACATAGTGTTAACATGAGTTTTTGCAGTTCCACTAGAGTAGGTCATGAACTTCTCAAGTATCTTTTCAGCATAATGATCCGGAGATAAGGTTATCCCATTAGGAGTCCTTGTGATCTATATACCAAGAATAACATCCGGAAGACCCATGTCTTTCATGTCGAACTGACTATTAAGCATGTTCTTGGTTTGTTGGATGATATCTTTGTTGCTGCCGATGATGAGCATGTCATCTACAGACAAGCACAACATAATATACCCACTAGGAATACTTTTGAGGTAAATGCATTCATCACATTCATTAATGCGGAAATCATTTGACAACATTACATTGTCAAACTTTTCATGCCATTGTTTCAGAGCTTGCTTCATTCcatacaacgactttacgagtcttcaaattttttgtTCTTGACCCTGAACCACGAAACCTTCAGATTGTTTCACGTATATCTCCTCTTCTAAATCTCCATTCAGAAAGACAGTTTTAATATCCATTTGATGGAATTCCAAGTTTCTTAAGCAATTGCGATCAAGAGTCTGGTTAAATTTTTCTTGTCACTGGAGAATAAATGTCAAATaaatttacacatttttttGTGTATGTCCTTGCACCACAAGTCTGGAATTGTGCTTATCAACTGAACCATCAGTTTtcaatttcctttttaacaacCATATATACTCTAGTGGGTTAAATCCTGGAGGTAAATCAACCATCTAGAAGGTATGACTCTGTAATATAGAATCAAATTCACTATTGACTGCTTCTTTCCAGAAGTCTGCGTCAGGGTTATTATACATGGCTTCAGCGTAAGATTTCGGATCGTTTTCAGCGAGAAATATTATCATGAAATCTTCACCAAAAGACTTTCCCTTACGAGCTAACTTGCTTCGTCTAGTTTTGTCTACAACATCTTCTCCTTTGATTGCAGAAGTTCCAGAAGTACTTGCTTCATTAATGGAGGTAACCACATCGATTTCTTCACGAGCGCATTTGGGATGTTGTTTATCCTTACACAGAAATATGTCTTCAAAGAATGAAGAATTTCTCGATTCCGTGATCGTATTAACATGGATGTCAggtacatatgattttatttccAGAAACCTATAAGCGCTACTGTTGTCTGCTTTACCAATGAATAAAGTATCCACGGTTTTAGGTCCAATTGAGAACTTTTCGGAGGTGGCACTGCAAATTTTGCCAAAcacccccacactttgaggtatttgTACGAATGTATGTTACTTTTCAAAAGTTCATATGGCATTTTGCGAATTGCCTTATGAGGtattttgttgaggatataGTTTGTGGTGAACAAcccttccccccccccccccNNNNNNNNNNNNNNNNNNccttcccccccccccccagaTTATGGGCTATACCAGATTCTTACTACATTGCATTCATCATTTCTTTGAGAGTTCAGTTCTTTCTTTCTGCAACTCCATTTGATTCTGGTGAGTAGGGGGTAGTGGTTAGAtggataatataattttcttgaCAAAATGCATTGAAAGTTCCATCATATTCGCCTCCTCTATCacttttgactattttgatAATCTTTTTCAGTTACTTTTCAACTTCTAGTTTGTACTCTTTGAATTTGTCCAAGACTTCGCCTTTACTTATTAATAAGTAGACATAGTAGTATCTTGTGCAATTGTCTATGAAAGtgacaaataaatttttaccgCCTCTGGTTTGTAAATACTTCAAGTCGCACAAATCAATGTGTATTAAACCTAGAGGTTCGGTTGTTCGTTCAACACGAGGTGGTGGTTTTTCGTGAGTTTTGCTTGGACACAAACTTCATTAGACTTATAATTTACATGTCCCAATCAGTTCATTAGTCTTTACACAGACTTATAGTTTACATGTCCCAATTTTTCATGCCAAATATTAGAAGACTCAACGACATAAAAAACTGGATTTTTATTCATTGAAACATTGGAATCATGTACATTAATTTTTCGAATGAATGTTATTACAGACATTTTGACAAGTCCATTCTTAACAAAacattttcctataaaaaaagcCACTCTTCCTGAGGATCAGCTGGTCGGATTTGAAGTTGATTCCAAGGCTGTGCTTACTCATGAGAGATCCATAAATCAAATTCTTCCTCATGTCTGGAACATGCTTCACGTTGGCCAGAGTAACCTCCCTTCCAGAAGTCATCTTCAACACAACTTTTCCAGTACCTTCAACCATGAATTAAGAGATATTTTCCTTCTTCACTTGATTTTCAGTTTTAGACTTCTAATAGGTACTAAACATCTCTATGTCAACGCAGATGTGTGTAGTGGCACTTGTGTCGTACCACCAATTTTTGGTGTTATCTTCAACCATGTTGGCTTCTGTGACCACAGCGCACAGATCAACGTTAGTTAGGTTTGCCTGATTTTTCCTCAAAGCTTTTATGCGACTTTCCAAGGATATATGTCCTAGTTTGCCACATTAGTTGCACTTTCCAACGAATTTGTTGTTCGTGGGATGTTGGTCTTGTTTCTTGAAGCTCGTGGGTGCTTATTGAACAAGCTTGTTTGGCCCAAACTTTCCGAATCTTGCCTTCCCTTTGCCCTTATTCTTATGCTCAGCGACATTAACATCATGAGTATGAGTTGGCactttattttcacattttagTGACTCATTCTGAAGCTTGATAATCAGATTTGCCAACGTCAAGGCCTTTTGCTTGTAAGCAAGataatttttgaaatcttttcaACTTGGGGGAAAGCTTTTCGATGAAGCAGTTTACTGTGAAAGTCTCACAAAACTTCATTCCTTCTTCAGCGATCTCTTTACAGATCAATTGTAGCTCATGCACTTGATCCATGATAGGTCGTGAATCGACCATCACGAATTTCAGAAATTTTCTTGTGACAAATTTCTTAGAGCCTACATTGAAagacttgtatttttttttccagaggATCCCACAAATCTTTGGAAGATTCGACCTCACCATAAACACTGAACAATTGGTCCACTAGCCGGTTTTGAATGTAACCTTTGCATCAGGAGTCTTCATGCCTTTATGCTTCATGGCTAGCAAGCGCCCTTGGATCAGTATTTTCCGCAGGTAACACTGGTTGGGCCTCAGAATGACACCTGGCCAAATTTAGAGTGGTCAGAAAGAAGTTCATCCTCTGCTGCCACTGCTTGAAGTTCGTTTCGTCGAACTTGTCGAGCTGAAGTCCGTAAATGTTGCTAGGAACAGACGGAAAATTGTGGGTAGCGTTCCAAGTAATTGACTATCACTAGTTGCACCGGTTGCCCCATTGACTTGCGTGTTGTTATCACCGTCAGTCATGATTGAATCTGTTCACAAAACACAAACCGTAGTAGTATTGAGAACTCAATTTAACAAgcgattaaaattttaagtcaCTATACAATAGACGTCGCAGAATTCCGTAAAGCGTTCTTAAATGTTTAATAGTCGTTTGCAGAACTCGCCTTAACGACGTTCTTAAACACTATTTCAAAAAGATCGATcgtttctatttataaaaaatacgaGATCGCGAACCTGTTAGAGACTTTCGCGTAAATCATTTTCTTATACGATTCATCACATAGATCAATATGTTTTGCAGAATAGCTAAAGAGAGTTCGCAAATCGTTTCAGATCgcttttaaatttcttttataaaataattttatagaaaaactgTTTGCAATATTTTAATCTGATTTAAGCGATAAGCATAAAGCACCAGGATTTCACTCAGCGGATATCGTTATCGTTGGTCAATATCAGCTGATGCTCATTTACTCCAGTTTCCCTTACGCCTCCGCTCTCCAATGGCTGTAGCCGTAGCGAGAACGATTTCTGAAGTGGTGATGATGACGATGGAGTTCGAGTTTTGCAGTCTGAGATATAATCTAACTTAAAAATCATAATCACACCTACAATAACATATCATCTCTCCCCTAGCCAACAACGAAAGTATTTTTCTCAGAGCTCGATATTAAATTTAGGACAACCTAACAGCAGCAGAGACtgcctctttcttcttcttagctTTTGCTCCTTCCATTACCTACTTGCCTGCCATAGCTTTTGCTCCTTCCATTACCTACTTGCCTGCCATAGCTTTTGCTCCTTCCATTACCTACTTGCCTGCCATAGCTTTTGCTCCTTCCATTACCTACTTGCCTGCCATAGCTTTTGCTCCTTCCATTACCTACTTGCCTGCCATAGCTTTTGCTCCTTCCATTACCTACTTGCCTGCCATAGCTTTTGCTCCTTCCATTACCTACTTGCCTGCCATAGCTTTTGCTCCTTCCATTACCTACTTGCCTGCCATAGCTTTTGCTCCTTCCATTACCTACTTGCCTGCCATAGCTTTTGCTCCTTCCATTACCTACTTGCCTGCCATAGCTTTTGCTCCTTCCATTACCTACTTGCCTGCCATAGCTTTTGCTCCTTCCATTACCTACTTGCCTGCCATAGCTTTTGCTCCTTCCATTACCTACTTGCctgccaaaaacaaaatctatataGTGTTAGCTCAATATAGTTGCCTCCAAGTCATTTTACTACTAGACACTATAGAACATCACCTCTAGAGTTACTGTTTCCTTTGACTTTGGTGACTTCTGCTGTGTGACATGGAAGGAATCTTTGAGGTCATCATGGATGTTTGCAGACCTTCAAGTAGCTGGAGAGCAGCGCACATAAACTCAAAAGTAAATTAAAGCGATTGCCATATAGAAATGAATGTAATGTCCTGTATACTTACTCTAGAAGTTGGCTGAATCCTGCGGACAGACCTACGTGGTTCCATTCCATCTGATGCTTTTGAAGAATTATCATCCAACGCCTTGGCCTCTTCAATCTTGGGTAACCTCCCTGCAGTAGGAGCCACTTTCCCTTTCCCAGTAGTGGTCGAGGAGGAACTATCTTGGCCTTGTGAAGATGATGTGATTTGCTCTTCCCCTGTTCCCTTGGCTGGATCCCTGGAAGTTGATGCAGGACCTTTGTTCTCTCCACTCTGACCAACGGCATCTTCAGATTCCATATTTAAGGATGTTGTATTACGAGAGTCCTTGCGGGGAATTATCCTAGGTGCAGCAACCGGCTTCTCTTTGGTCTTGGGCGCAGGTTTGAAAGTCTTGGGcttcgttgttgttgttgtctgtTTTTCTCTCGGTTTAGAAGGCAATCTCCAGCTCCCTGGTCCTGGATTTTGGGGCACAATTGGTTTCACAGCCTTAGCTGGTTCCTTCTGTTTCCGAGTTTGATTGCTCGCCTCTGAAACGTAATGTTTGCTCACGTCCATGAACTTCCTTGTCTTTCCAGGTTTAGGGACACCATAGATCACTTTTGCTCCCTGCGTTTGCAAACCGGTTCTCTTCATTCGGAGTGGACCAGGATTGCCCTCCTTTCTCCCGATGTTAAATGTAGTCTCTGAAACACCGAGGTCAAGAACACCAGTCTGAGGCGGTTTACCTAAATCCGGATCAACGGCAGTTTCCATTTTCGTGTCTTTTCCTTCAGCCACAGGAGCTGGAGCTCCTAGTCTAGGACGCTTCTCCTTTGGAGTATCACCCTGCAATTCAAATTTTCGAGTCATTCAAAATAGCAAAGTATCCAACACGAAGCTTCTAGCTTCACAGAAGGGTCATAGTACCTCATGTGACGAGCTGATGCTTTCTCCTGAAGTAGAACATTCAATCCACCTTCCATCTTTCCATACAAGAGAAGGACGAAGATTCCAAGCTTTGATAGTCAAAGTCTCTCCTTGTGctgccaaaaagaaaaagagaaacagTTTAGAACATGAAAATGAGATATCTTCATCACACGTCTTTACGAACCTGGAAAATGCACAGTCACtgtattttcatcatttttgttCTTCTCCGTGATAACACCCTCCAACCAACTAAAAGAGAACAAAACACATAGATAAAGCTTCCAAAGTTAGTGGAATGAATAGAATAGGATTTTCACAAAACggaaaattcaaaacaatacAGATTTTGTGTTGTCGGCTCATTGCTGTTACCTGTCATGAACCCACGAGTCTACCCTATCTCCAAGTTTCCAAACAGGATCCCCAATGGCAGCTCTGCGCCTCTTCCTGGTTCCTTCATATGGCAGGGCAGTAATAGAACGAGCAGTTCTTATTTTCGGGGCCTCATCACCTTCACCTTTGAGGGCTACCCACTCCTTCAGCTTATCTGTTCCTGATAAGAGATAAAAGAATCGGATCAACTAACAGAGTACTGCACatgcataaaatataataatggaAAGTGGGTGATTATATACGGTTACATATATATCATACACTTGGAGCAATATGTAAAGTAAATGAGAGATAACGATCAAATACAGATCACTGCAAGGactaacataaaaaaaatttatggccAACTAATAAACCTTGTTCTACAGAGAGGTCACTGAACAGCACATAAGCTTTCCCATCCTCTAAGCTCAATACATTGGCAGAGTACCATGCGGTTCTTAATTCAGGTCCTTCCTTGAAAACCTACATAGAAATTTTTTATCTCCattacaaaaagaaacacaaccAGCATCGAGCAGTTTGCTATAGAAAGTGTATATATGCAAACATAGCACAAACCTCTACATGAGAACCTTCCTTGATGCACTCGTCGTTTGCTTTTTTCATAATCTGCTCACTTTCAGTCTGGGTGTCAATCGAAGATTTTGACCCAACTTCTGGCTCGAAAACTCCAGCAGTGTGTTTAGCCACGTCTGCACTTATATGACCTTTCTGtccatttgttttctttccagTGGCAGAAACTACACCTAGACCTAGACCTAGACCATCAGCTGTTCTCGCGGAGCCATCCAACTCAGTATGCGCAGTGCTGGGACTAGCAAAACCTCTATCACTAGTAGTCTcagtttctttttctaataCACCCACTTTACAAGGCTGCACTTTCTCAGATTCTTGAGCCTGCCTCCAATAATTACTTGGACCCACCTCCACCAGCTTATTGAGCGACGGAGGATGACCCATTGAAACAAGTATTCCAGCTTGTGAAACCGCCTCTGATGCCAGTTCTGCTGCCTTAACAATGGACTCCACATTTTCAGCTCGTTTGGTGGCCGCTGTGGCAGCCTCGACCCTCTTCTTAGCCGCCTCTCTGGCAGCACTAAGGAACGGACTGGAGCTGACCACTGCACCTTCACCCTTCAAGACAGAAGCAGGGGTACCCTGGCCTTGAGTTAGTACATCATTTGACTTGTGGAGTTCATTACCCTGATAAGAAACACTAGGAAGGGATGCTTCTTCAGCCATTAATTTTGCCTGAAATGCCGCATTAGCTGCGACATTGGCGGCGGCAGCTGCAGCCTTTGCCACTGCAGCGGCAGCAGCTACGGCAACAGCAGCGGAAGCTAATCTGCCTTGAGTTTCTGGCTGGAGGCCAGCATGCCTCTGTTGCTCTATCTGCTTCCATACGTATTCGCTGTGACTAACGGCTGCAGTAGCGAGAGCAGAAGCATCCTCTGCATGCAT from Brassica oleracea var. oleracea cultivar TO1000 unplaced genomic scaffold, BOL UnpScaffold01121, whole genome shotgun sequence includes:
- the LOC106320905 gene encoding cuticle protein 16.5, isoform B-like, translated to MAVAVARTISEVDNLTAAETASFFFLAFAPSITYLPAIAFAPSITYLPAIAFAPSITYLPAIAFAPSITYLPAIAFAPSITYLPAIAFAPSITYLPAIAFAPSITYLPAIAFAPSITYLPAIAFAPSITYLPAIAFAPSITYLPAIAFAPSITYLPAIAFAPSITYLPAIAFAPSITYLPAKNKIYIVLAQYSCLQVILLLDTIEHHL